In Lacibacter sp. H375, one DNA window encodes the following:
- a CDS encoding DUF5008 domain-containing protein, which produces MTRKNRQIFLGAMSCFLVAVLLGSCSKQKVEPVDIYPDPPAVLVKFLEGGPYPAIGSEGSVVKFNVTGLKGKEGQFKFFVHLTEAEIISVEENAITVKVPLGASTGAANVLINGQYYFGPTFTIKGKLSIDASFNTDAYVSNGEINGIFLRSDNTSYFLYGRFSNYQNSATAANPITGMAIVDLNCAYKAVADQMKVGKTGVSGSLTSVIQQPGGQYLLAGSFGSYDTTNGINNITRLTSAGVLETQIVDIINPDPVNFPNDGKATVPSLNGGTSGSITKMFFNSSNGDITVVGNFSSHVSTFYERSTKTGPFVDIVKVRQLIRMKSTGEFDSSFNFNYATKEGYEGGNGFIYDAVQLNDGKIIIVGNFTTYNGTATNYITRINPTNGLVDATFNPGGVGADGPINKVRYNATTNKLLLVGDFKKYNGQDANGVVMINADGSADTNFRFGKATGGIPTFAAQLNNGKIIVAGSFSHYNYNYITTPDKSIVRPGFMVLESNGALALGYNNTGLFRGTINDLVQIVINGTPGVILVGDFDRFDGKTVADIVKLRMEN; this is translated from the coding sequence ATGACAAGAAAGAACAGACAAATATTCCTGGGAGCAATGAGTTGTTTTTTGGTAGCTGTACTTTTGGGTTCATGCTCAAAACAGAAGGTTGAGCCCGTAGATATTTATCCCGATCCTCCTGCTGTGTTGGTGAAATTCCTGGAAGGTGGCCCTTATCCTGCAATTGGCAGCGAAGGTTCTGTTGTAAAGTTTAATGTAACAGGTTTAAAAGGCAAGGAAGGACAGTTTAAATTCTTTGTTCATCTTACCGAAGCAGAAATAATATCAGTTGAAGAAAATGCAATTACGGTAAAGGTTCCTTTGGGAGCAAGCACAGGTGCAGCAAACGTACTCATTAACGGACAGTATTATTTTGGTCCTACGTTTACCATTAAAGGAAAGCTTTCAATTGATGCTTCTTTTAATACAGATGCGTATGTTTCAAATGGCGAGATCAATGGCATCTTCCTGCGTTCTGATAATACTTCTTATTTCCTATATGGCCGTTTCAGTAATTACCAGAACAGTGCTACTGCAGCTAACCCCATTACAGGTATGGCAATTGTTGATCTCAACTGTGCTTACAAAGCAGTAGCTGATCAAATGAAGGTAGGTAAAACGGGAGTTTCAGGAAGTTTAACCAGTGTAATTCAGCAGCCAGGTGGTCAGTACCTGCTTGCCGGTTCGTTTGGCAGTTACGATACAACAAATGGTATAAATAATATTACCCGTTTAACATCAGCAGGAGTGTTGGAAACACAAATAGTAGATATTATTAATCCCGATCCTGTTAATTTCCCAAATGATGGAAAGGCAACTGTTCCTTCTTTAAATGGAGGTACTTCAGGAAGTATTACAAAAATGTTTTTCAATTCATCAAACGGTGATATTACAGTAGTTGGAAATTTCTCAAGCCATGTTAGTACGTTTTATGAACGATCAACGAAGACAGGTCCTTTTGTTGATATTGTAAAAGTTCGCCAGTTGATACGCATGAAATCTACCGGTGAATTTGATTCTTCTTTCAACTTCAACTATGCAACCAAGGAAGGTTATGAAGGTGGCAACGGTTTTATTTATGATGCAGTGCAGCTGAACGATGGTAAGATCATTATTGTTGGAAATTTTACAACATATAATGGAACAGCCACAAACTATATCACCCGCATTAATCCAACTAACGGTTTGGTAGATGCCACGTTTAATCCCGGTGGAGTTGGAGCTGATGGACCCATCAATAAGGTGAGGTATAATGCAACCACCAATAAACTTTTGCTTGTTGGTGATTTCAAAAAATATAACGGTCAGGATGCTAACGGTGTTGTTATGATCAATGCTGATGGTTCAGCTGATACAAATTTCCGTTTTGGAAAAGCAACAGGTGGTATCCCAACATTTGCCGCACAATTGAATAATGGAAAAATTATTGTTGCAGGCAGCTTTAGTCATTACAACTACAATTATATCACCACACCAGATAAGTCTATTGTTCGCCCCGGGTTTATGGTACTTGAAAGCAACGGTGCTTTAGCACTTGGCTATAACAATACAGGTTTATTCAGGGGTACCATTAATGATCTTGTACAGATCGTTATTAACGGAACACCGGGTGTAATTCTCGTTGGTGATTTCGACAGGTTCGATGGTAAAACAGTTGCAGATATTGTAAAGCTTCGCATGGAAAACTAA
- a CDS encoding DUF4983 domain-containing protein, which produces MIRLKYLNALFLVAAAGFIAASCNKSFPNPLEANAGGGNSTTVINPKTLVIVVDGAVGVQVQVANPPVLNSLVDYSIFSWDALSDYDNVDVTNTLGWSNLLTGVKVNKHNVTGSDFSGNRFADYPSLFTRLKQQRTGMRTAAFFSSNSIAAELAVDATKKESFNEDDAAVKEAVKSELTTQNPDLVLAQFHDVDKAGASSSYTAGSTTYKDAILRTDAYIGEILTTLRSRPSFKSENWMVIITSNKGSNTVYNPSGSWSAFEDTRHNTFFFCFNPRFNSKALNKPGALIPYTGTAPLYNFASASNTRAKVTGGGTLYDLGTGAEMTVQCKVKFPTNSVNYPAFLSKRASFTAGVVGWLLFREGNYWQINFSQTGFGNRQVRGFAVADNQWHTLTVVVRKEGTARKVYTYTDGVPYPSAASPASIDITDMGNLNSPQPLTIGNLTGDNNTGIPGYLITDIRYYNVALPAAYIANTYCTTSIEPSTQYYNNLVGFWPGFPVVNENGVFKLRDLSSFGRDFTLESYSPGSFNDLTTNVCPPVSEPVYKTVPNSVDVAVQIYAWFGITVPASWGLDGKNWIPTYSDVSGG; this is translated from the coding sequence ATGATACGATTAAAATATCTAAATGCTTTATTCCTCGTTGCTGCGGCAGGGTTCATTGCAGCAAGCTGTAATAAATCATTTCCGAATCCACTGGAAGCAAATGCAGGCGGTGGAAATTCTACAACAGTCATTAATCCAAAAACATTGGTAATAGTGGTTGATGGCGCAGTAGGTGTACAGGTACAGGTAGCTAACCCTCCGGTACTTAACAGCCTTGTAGATTATTCCATTTTTTCCTGGGATGCATTGAGTGATTATGATAATGTAGATGTTACAAATACATTAGGCTGGTCGAATTTACTTACTGGTGTAAAGGTGAATAAGCATAATGTTACAGGTTCAGATTTCAGCGGCAATCGTTTTGCAGATTATCCTTCTTTGTTTACACGTCTTAAACAACAACGTACCGGAATGCGAACAGCTGCTTTCTTTTCATCAAACAGTATTGCTGCTGAGCTTGCCGTTGACGCAACAAAAAAGGAATCATTCAATGAAGATGACGCTGCGGTTAAAGAAGCAGTAAAAAGTGAATTAACCACACAAAATCCTGACCTGGTATTGGCGCAATTTCATGATGTTGATAAAGCAGGCGCTTCATCATCTTACACAGCTGGTTCAACAACTTATAAAGATGCGATATTAAGAACCGATGCGTACATCGGTGAAATATTAACAACATTGAGAAGCCGTCCTTCATTCAAATCAGAAAACTGGATGGTGATTATAACTTCAAACAAAGGAAGCAATACAGTTTATAATCCATCGGGCTCATGGTCGGCATTTGAAGATACAAGACACAATACGTTTTTCTTTTGTTTTAATCCTAGGTTTAACAGCAAGGCTTTAAATAAACCCGGCGCATTGATACCTTATACAGGAACTGCCCCGCTGTACAACTTTGCTTCTGCTTCAAATACAAGAGCAAAAGTAACAGGCGGCGGAACACTTTACGACTTAGGAACAGGTGCTGAAATGACTGTGCAATGCAAGGTTAAATTTCCAACGAACAGTGTTAACTATCCTGCATTTCTTTCTAAACGGGCATCATTTACCGCTGGTGTTGTTGGCTGGCTGTTATTTAGAGAAGGTAATTACTGGCAAATCAACTTTTCGCAAACAGGTTTTGGTAACCGCCAGGTTCGTGGCTTTGCAGTTGCCGATAATCAATGGCATACATTAACTGTGGTGGTGCGTAAAGAAGGAACTGCACGGAAAGTTTATACATATACCGATGGAGTACCATACCCGTCAGCTGCAAGCCCGGCTTCGATTGATATTACTGATATGGGTAATCTGAACAGTCCGCAGCCATTAACAATAGGCAACCTTACCGGCGATAATAATACAGGCATTCCCGGTTATTTAATAACGGATATCCGATATTATAATGTGGCATTACCTGCCGCTTATATTGCTAATACTTATTGTACAACAAGCATCGAACCATCAACCCAGTATTATAATAATCTTGTTGGTTTCTGGCCCGGTTTCCCCGTTGTAAATGAAAACGGCGTATTTAAACTGCGTGATCTGAGTTCTTTCGGACGTGACTTCACACTCGAATCTTATTCGCCCGGAAGCTTTAATGATCTTACGACGAATGTTTGTCCTCCTGTTAGTGAACCTGTTTACAAAACAGTTCCTAATTCGGTGGATGTGGCGGTACAAATCTATGCATGGTTTGGTATTACTGTTCCTGCTTCATGGGGATTAGATGGTAAAAACTGGATACCTACCTACAGCGATGTAAGTGGAGGTTGA
- a CDS encoding M60 family metallopeptidase gives MNSVILVKRLSVCLLFLSIATTACRKKYAYNFEDGTPGNGANAGSITIDTSIKNVDASKYAQARVFPGLVCASEPRTKVDLTMNLNYNNVQDELRISVPPSPQFSTGLYAAPGELVIIDVPQNEYSLSVQIGAWTDNLSVIQNAPRDPVIFTRSQLNPGRNYLRNLYGGHIYIFAGRPTSTPVNLSFTNVVKSPDFVLGITDKNEWQTQIRASCVPWLELRSSNMIFVVPRQYCIDRPFADIQKAMEDWDDIINLDYYQWEGLSANPAETIDKAPLLPWRVVLDIKPVVGYGHSGFPIVVQNDFSWFDGIGNVSAINGGGNWGVFHEVGHNNQQGTYWSWNTLGETTCNFFAFKVANRLSAITPSAWPPKHPALATAVPAAITWASSAVGTRNFDGTDAAINDPFARLTPFIQIMSKIPANWGYPGQPDGWSFVTELYKKARRSNRISLTDQNKRDFVYETLCEFTRRDMRAFFKAWGITVSTISLNKMADVYPVSFQEIWKYNPLTKSGGDGEATERRTIWTATASSWSTSEGSNGTINNAFDGSFTTYWHSNYGTGTGPTSPTHTITVDMGVKTIVKGFSAALRQSGTGTATRVKNIRVQISDDNVNWTNVTFVAGASTIPGAFTLVNQQGLQSFNLTANVTTRYFRYVITAAADNDPSGNNSALSEINIVRP, from the coding sequence ATGAATTCTGTTATTCTTGTTAAACGCTTATCGGTTTGCCTGTTGTTTCTGTCAATAGCAACAACTGCCTGCAGAAAAAAATATGCATACAATTTTGAGGATGGTACCCCCGGCAATGGTGCAAATGCAGGAAGTATCACCATCGATACCAGTATTAAAAATGTTGATGCCAGTAAATATGCACAGGCGAGAGTATTTCCCGGTTTGGTTTGCGCATCAGAGCCAAGAACCAAGGTGGATCTTACAATGAATTTAAATTATAACAACGTGCAGGATGAGTTGCGCATTTCTGTTCCGCCAAGCCCGCAATTCAGTACAGGGCTTTATGCTGCACCGGGTGAGTTGGTGATCATTGATGTGCCGCAAAACGAATATTCACTCTCTGTACAAATTGGCGCATGGACAGATAATCTTTCTGTTATACAAAATGCTCCACGTGACCCTGTTATTTTTACACGCAGTCAATTAAATCCCGGAAGAAACTATTTACGGAATTTATATGGAGGACATATTTATATTTTCGCAGGTCGTCCCACTTCAACTCCTGTAAACTTATCGTTTACCAATGTTGTGAAGTCGCCTGATTTTGTATTGGGCATAACAGATAAAAACGAGTGGCAAACACAAATACGTGCTTCCTGTGTACCATGGCTCGAATTAAGAAGTTCGAATATGATCTTTGTGGTACCACGACAATATTGCATTGATCGTCCGTTTGCCGATATACAAAAAGCAATGGAAGATTGGGACGATATTATAAATCTTGATTATTACCAATGGGAAGGATTAAGTGCAAACCCTGCAGAAACGATTGATAAAGCACCGCTTCTCCCATGGAGAGTTGTGCTGGACATTAAACCTGTTGTTGGTTATGGTCACTCTGGTTTTCCAATTGTTGTACAAAATGATTTCAGTTGGTTCGATGGTATAGGCAATGTAAGTGCTATTAATGGCGGTGGTAACTGGGGTGTTTTTCATGAAGTGGGTCACAATAACCAGCAGGGAACTTACTGGAGCTGGAATACATTAGGCGAAACAACCTGTAACTTCTTTGCATTTAAAGTGGCAAACCGTTTAAGTGCAATCACACCATCTGCATGGCCACCAAAACATCCGGCACTCGCTACTGCTGTACCTGCTGCAATTACATGGGCTTCTTCTGCTGTTGGTACAAGAAATTTTGATGGAACAGATGCAGCTATAAATGATCCGTTTGCACGTTTAACACCATTCATCCAGATCATGAGTAAGATTCCTGCAAACTGGGGTTATCCAGGCCAACCTGATGGATGGAGTTTTGTAACAGAACTTTATAAAAAAGCAAGACGTTCAAACAGGATATCATTAACCGATCAGAACAAACGTGATTTTGTGTATGAAACATTGTGTGAATTTACACGCAGAGATATGCGTGCTTTCTTTAAAGCATGGGGTATCACTGTCAGCACCATTTCATTAAACAAGATGGCCGATGTTTATCCGGTATCGTTTCAGGAAATATGGAAGTATAATCCGTTAACCAAATCGGGTGGAGATGGAGAAGCAACAGAAAGGAGAACTATCTGGACTGCAACTGCAAGTTCATGGTCAACAAGTGAGGGTTCAAACGGAACGATTAATAATGCATTTGATGGTTCGTTCACAACTTACTGGCATAGCAACTATGGTACTGGTACAGGACCAACATCACCAACGCACACAATTACCGTGGATATGGGTGTAAAAACAATAGTCAAAGGTTTTTCGGCAGCATTAAGGCAAAGCGGAACAGGGACAGCTACCCGTGTTAAAAATATCAGGGTACAGATAAGTGATGATAATGTGAATTGGACCAATGTAACTTTTGTTGCCGGTGCAAGCACTATTCCAGGTGCGTTTACATTAGTAAACCAGCAAGGCTTGCAAAGTTTTAATCTGACAGCTAATGTTACAACCCGATACTTTAGATATGTTATTACTGCAGCTGCCGATAACGATCCCTCAGGTAATAATTCAGCCTTATCAGAAATCAATATCGTAAGACCTTAA
- a CDS encoding alkaline phosphatase family protein — protein sequence MKKNKLHIGYLIYSAGLMIIILASCKRYVDPPPYFEEPGDTSKPASRRILFIGIDGAVPAEYKKMTLPALQGMLVKSKYSWDAVSDELSTDAASWKTLMTGVSYSRHKIKDSTFIYTQGINDPQHGAIPNFPSVFSYILSSPRNDMRTVFISPWPAMVEKLVPEVQDPVIALNDLAVKDSAIKRIKNGNPDFMVVHFNSVAIAGKAGGFNEGNNDYKNAAVQVDGYINEMMMALKARPGYNKNEEWLVVVTSTHGGVGNNYGGFSPQETTVFSVYYNEAFKQTEFTKQGSFVNVQLKGGQGGVRAVMSDASAYNPGTGPMTIEMKIKGSRSGGFPLFVSKKGPASGNILDSGDPGFAYFSGGNNNWNLQLRGASGNVRIQPGLPQSPAVVDNSWHTLTLVFVDSASKRWVKRYRDAVKIDETDISSFGTIVSPQPLILGWSQGNAGDALTSHVAYNVSDIKIFDVGLSSADVAANICVKDITQHTKYANLTGYWPCTDGLGGRFKNYAPGAVNKDFILQSSFEWKPVPEFPCSFSSVVDAGKTNLFLTNSGFATTVFYWLKLNTQAAWGLEGSKWLEPYEQEFVKL from the coding sequence ATGAAAAAGAACAAACTGCATATTGGATACTTAATTTATTCTGCAGGATTGATGATCATAATACTTGCATCGTGTAAACGTTATGTTGATCCACCACCTTATTTTGAGGAACCTGGCGATACCAGCAAACCTGCATCACGCAGAATTCTGTTTATTGGTATTGATGGCGCAGTGCCTGCTGAATATAAAAAAATGACGCTGCCCGCATTACAGGGTATGCTTGTAAAAAGTAAATATAGCTGGGATGCTGTTTCAGATGAATTGAGTACCGACGCTGCGTCATGGAAAACATTGATGACCGGTGTCTCTTATTCAAGACACAAAATAAAAGACAGCACATTTATTTACACTCAGGGTATTAACGATCCGCAACATGGAGCAATCCCTAATTTTCCATCTGTATTTTCTTACATACTTTCTTCGCCAAGAAATGATATGCGCACAGTTTTCATATCACCCTGGCCAGCTATGGTAGAAAAACTGGTGCCCGAAGTGCAGGATCCTGTTATTGCATTAAATGATTTAGCTGTAAAAGATTCAGCAATAAAAAGAATTAAAAACGGCAACCCGGATTTTATGGTTGTGCATTTTAACTCGGTTGCCATTGCAGGAAAAGCGGGTGGTTTTAATGAAGGTAACAATGATTATAAAAATGCTGCAGTACAGGTTGATGGTTATATTAATGAAATGATGATGGCATTGAAAGCCCGTCCGGGTTATAATAAAAATGAAGAATGGCTGGTTGTAGTTACGAGTACACATGGTGGTGTTGGTAATAACTATGGCGGTTTTTCTCCTCAGGAAACAACTGTGTTTTCAGTTTACTACAACGAAGCGTTTAAACAAACCGAGTTTACAAAACAGGGTTCTTTCGTTAATGTGCAACTTAAAGGAGGACAGGGAGGAGTAAGAGCTGTAATGAGTGATGCATCTGCATACAATCCGGGAACAGGCCCAATGACAATCGAAATGAAAATAAAAGGTAGTCGCAGTGGCGGGTTCCCTTTATTTGTTTCAAAGAAAGGTCCTGCATCGGGTAACATACTTGATTCAGGCGATCCCGGTTTTGCTTATTTCTCTGGCGGTAACAATAACTGGAACTTACAATTACGAGGAGCAAGTGGGAATGTCCGTATTCAACCAGGTCTTCCACAATCTCCTGCTGTAGTTGATAACAGTTGGCATACGCTCACTTTGGTTTTTGTAGATAGCGCTTCTAAACGTTGGGTAAAGCGTTACAGAGATGCTGTAAAAATTGATGAAACAGATATTTCATCGTTTGGCACAATAGTATCGCCTCAGCCGTTGATCCTAGGTTGGAGTCAAGGTAATGCGGGTGACGCACTAACGTCTCATGTTGCATATAATGTGTCTGATATTAAAATATTTGATGTTGGACTTAGCTCAGCTGATGTTGCTGCAAACATTTGTGTTAAAGACATCACGCAACATACTAAATATGCAAACCTTACGGGTTACTGGCCATGCACTGATGGCTTAGGGGGCAGGTTTAAAAACTATGCACCGGGCGCAGTAAATAAAGATTTCATTTTGCAAAGCAGTTTTGAATGGAAGCCGGTGCCTGAGTTCCCATGCAGTTTTTCCAGCGTTGTAGATGCAGGAAAAACAAACCTGTTCTTAACTAACTCAGGTTTTGCAACAACAGTTTTTTATTGGCTAAAATTGAATACGCAGGCAGCGTGGGGTTTAGAAGGAAGTAAATGGCTTGAACCCTATGAGCAGGAGTTTGTAAAATTATAA
- a CDS encoding zinc ribbon domain-containing protein, translating to MATTKEYSVEEKLKALIRVQKIESKLDEIQILKGELPMEVKDLEDEIEGLNARKNRIEEEINGIQEFIQSKKDAILESQALLVKYEKQSENVKNNREFEAINKEIEMQGLEIKLSEKHIRDANEELIEKSEVLEKAKKAIAVKEKNLEHKKGELDKIVADTQKEEDQLRSLVNGAREAVEDRLIASFDRIRNSYRNGLSVVPIERESCGGCFNTIPPQRQSEIKQHKKIIVCENCGRILVDADLNDSVEP from the coding sequence ATGGCTACTACAAAAGAGTATTCTGTAGAAGAAAAACTGAAGGCACTCATTCGTGTGCAAAAGATCGAAAGCAAACTGGATGAGATCCAGATCCTGAAAGGTGAATTACCGATGGAAGTAAAAGACCTTGAAGATGAAATTGAAGGTTTGAATGCACGTAAGAACCGCATTGAAGAAGAGATCAACGGTATCCAGGAATTCATTCAGAGTAAAAAAGATGCGATCCTTGAATCGCAGGCGTTGCTTGTTAAATACGAAAAGCAAAGTGAGAACGTAAAGAATAACCGTGAGTTTGAAGCCATCAATAAAGAAATTGAGATGCAGGGTCTTGAGATCAAACTTTCTGAAAAGCATATCAGAGACGCAAATGAAGAGTTGATTGAAAAGAGTGAAGTGCTTGAAAAAGCAAAGAAGGCAATTGCAGTAAAAGAAAAAAACCTTGAACACAAGAAAGGTGAATTAGATAAGATTGTTGCTGATACGCAAAAAGAAGAAGATCAATTACGTTCTTTGGTGAATGGTGCAAGAGAAGCTGTTGAAGATCGTTTGATCGCAAGCTTCGATCGTATCCGTAACAGTTACCGCAATGGTTTATCGGTAGTGCCTATTGAGCGTGAAAGCTGTGGTGGTTGTTTCAATACCATTCCTCCGCAACGTCAGAGCGAAATTAAACAACACAAAAAGATCATAGTGTGTGAAAACTGTGGTCGCATTCTTGTGGATGCAGACTTGAATGATTCAGTTGAACCATAA
- a CDS encoding Nif3-like dinuclear metal center hexameric protein, whose protein sequence is MQIGDIVRFLETVAPPSLQEGYDNSGLLTGSPAWECTGILVSLDATEEVILEAKEKGLNMVVAHHPIVFSGLKKINGKTYVERAVIASIKYDIAVYAIHTNLDHVIAGVNAKMAERLGLVNCKILQPKTALLRKLFSFVPVSHAEIVRTAIFEAGGGHIGDYSECSFNAPGKGTFKGAPGTTPFVGEPGIRHEEEELKIEAIFPAWLEKNIVAAMLKHHPYEEPAYDIIQLSNEWNAVGSGLIGELPNSMTPTDFLQLLKDQFQLSVIRHTVPPAHAIHKVALCGGAGSFLTKTALAAGAHAFATGDVKYHEFFDAESRLLLADIGHWESEQFTIDLLADHLSGKFPTFAVLKTAVKTNPVEYFR, encoded by the coding sequence ATGCAAATTGGAGATATCGTTCGTTTTCTGGAAACAGTTGCCCCACCCTCCTTACAGGAAGGTTATGACAATTCAGGACTTCTTACCGGTTCACCTGCCTGGGAATGCACGGGGATATTGGTGAGCCTTGATGCAACTGAAGAAGTGATTCTCGAAGCAAAAGAGAAAGGGCTTAACATGGTTGTGGCTCACCACCCCATTGTTTTCAGCGGATTAAAAAAGATCAACGGTAAAACGTATGTAGAGCGTGCCGTGATAGCTTCCATTAAATATGATATTGCCGTTTATGCTATTCATACCAATCTTGATCATGTTATTGCAGGAGTAAATGCAAAGATGGCTGAGCGTCTTGGTTTGGTTAATTGTAAAATACTCCAGCCAAAAACAGCTCTGCTTCGCAAACTGTTCAGCTTTGTACCGGTTTCGCATGCCGAGATCGTTCGCACAGCCATTTTTGAAGCAGGCGGCGGACATATTGGCGACTACAGCGAATGCAGTTTTAATGCCCCGGGTAAGGGAACGTTTAAAGGTGCGCCGGGAACAACTCCTTTTGTTGGCGAACCGGGAATACGACATGAGGAAGAAGAATTGAAGATCGAAGCGATTTTTCCTGCCTGGCTGGAGAAGAATATTGTTGCAGCTATGCTGAAACATCATCCTTATGAAGAACCTGCTTACGATATTATCCAGCTGTCAAATGAATGGAATGCAGTCGGTAGTGGTCTGATCGGTGAATTACCCAACAGTATGACGCCAACCGATTTCCTCCAACTACTTAAGGATCAATTTCAACTTAGTGTAATCCGGCATACTGTTCCTCCTGCCCATGCCATTCATAAAGTGGCGCTTTGTGGCGGTGCCGGTAGCTTTTTAACCAAAACAGCACTTGCTGCCGGGGCACATGCTTTTGCAACCGGTGATGTGAAATACCACGAGTTTTTTGATGCCGAAAGCAGGCTGTTGCTGGCCGACATCGGGCATTGGGAAAGTGAACAGTTTACAATCGATTTACTGGCCGATCATTTGAGCGGGAAATTCCCTACCTTTGCCGTCCTCAAAACTGCTGTGAAAACGAATCCTGTCGAGTATTTCAGATGA